The following coding sequences are from one Triticum aestivum cultivar Chinese Spring chromosome 5A, IWGSC CS RefSeq v2.1, whole genome shotgun sequence window:
- the LOC123104398 gene encoding GTPase-activating protein gyp1, with amino-acid sequence MSSGGGGGGGSPNNSEWRFNQTLRNVQGMLKGRSFPGKVMLTRRSEPISPPEYSPRSENDRYEYEQNEGSQEVEGQASGNTTDNISSKKPISPSTSSVNSLPDAQGLVSGARATDSARITKFTNELSRPAVILDKLRELSWSGVPPYMRPNIWRLLLGYAPPNADRREGVLTRKRLEYVECVSQYYDIPDTERSDEEITMLRQIAVDCPRTVPDVTFFQDPQIQKSLERILYTWAIRHPASGYVQGINDLVTPFLIVFLSEHLEGNMDTWSMENLSLQDVSNIEADCYWCLSKFLDGMQDHYTFAQPGIQRLVFRLKELVHRIDEPLSKHIEEQGLEFLQFAFRWFNCLLIREVPFHLVTRLWDTYLAEGDYLPDFLVYISASFLLTWSEKLQKLDFQEMVMFLQHLPTRNWAHHELEMVLSRAYMWHTMFKSSPSHLAN; translated from the exons ATGagtagcggcggtggcggcggcggaggaagccCCAACAACTCGGAATGGCGCTTCAACCAGACACTCCGCAACGTGCAAGG AATGCTCAAAGGACGAAGCTTTCCTGGGAAGGTTATGCTAACCCGAAGATCCGAGCCAATTTCACCTCCTGAATACTCCCCACGCTCTGAGAATGATCGCTATGAATATGAACAAAATGAAGGCTCACAGGAG GTAGAAGGGCAAGCATCTGGAAATACGACTGACAACATCAGTTCTAAGAAACCAATTTCACCATCGACAAGTAGCGTCAATTCATTACCAGATGCCCAGGGTTTAGTTTCCGGGGCTAGAGCAACAGATTCCGCAAGGATTACCAAATTCACAAATGAACTCTCTAGGCCAGCTGTTATATTAG ATAAATTGCGTGAATTATCTTGGAGTGGCGTGCCACCTTATATGCGACCTAACATATGGAGGCTTCTTTTG GGATATGCACCACCCAATGCGGATAGAAGAGAAGGTGTTTTAACGAGGAAAAGACTTGAGTATGTTGAGTGTGTTTCTCAATACTATGATATTCCGGATACTGAACGCTCTGATGAAGAGATTACAATGCTTCGCCAG ATTGCTGTTGATTGCCCAAGAACTGTCCCGGATGTTACATTTTTCCAGGATCCTCAGATTCAGAAATCCTTGGAGCGCATTTTATATACCTG GGCCATCAGGCACCCTGCAAGTGGCTACGTCCAAGGAATAAACGACCTTGTTACACCATTCTTGATTGTGTTCTTATCAGAGCACTTAGAAGGCAATATGGACACTTGGTCCATGGAGAACCTTTCTTTGCAGGACGTTTCTAATATAGAAGCAGACTGCTATTGGTGTCTCTCGAAGTTTCTGGATGGCATGCAGGACCATTACACCTTTGCACAACCTGGAATACAACGCCTTGTATTCAGGTTGAAAGAGTTGGTTCACCGAATAGATG AACCTTTATCGAAGCACATAGAGGAACAAGGGTTGGAGTTCCTTCAGTTTGCCTTCCGTTGGTTCAATTGTCTTCTGATACGTGAG GTTCCATTTCATCTCGTGACACGCTTGTGGGATACGTATCTTGCTGAAGGAGATTATCTACCAGATTTTCTCGTGTACATATCAGCTAGCTTTTTGTTAACA TGGTCGGAGAAGCTGCAGAAGCTGGATTTCCAGGAGATGGTCATGTTCCTCCAGCACCTCCCGACCAGGAACTGGGCGCACCACGAGCTCGAGATGGTCCTCTCCAGGGCGTACATGTGGCACACCATGTTCAAGAGCTCGCCCAGCCATCTTGCCAACTAG